The Coffea arabica cultivar ET-39 chromosome 8e, Coffea Arabica ET-39 HiFi, whole genome shotgun sequence genome window below encodes:
- the LOC140013040 gene encoding small heat shock protein, chloroplastic-like: MASSLAFRRAANVSSPLLMKLIDVGSLRTLAAAPSMVRSFNTNAQMTTYGEGDRSVDVERRPESGVFRRRDSFPSFFSDVLTPFSPTRSVSQLLNLMDRVMEDPFLAARELGPAAVSRRGWDVREGEKALYIKMDMPGLDKENVKVTVEQNTLVIKGEGVKESEEEEHGRRYSSRLDLPPNLYKIEEVKAEMKNGVLKVIVPKVEEEERKDAFQVKVD, translated from the exons ATGGCTTCCTCACTTGCTTTCCGAAGGGCTGCGAATGTTTCTTCACCTCTTCTCATGAAGCTTATCGATGTTGGCTCTCTCCGTACCCTTGCAGCTGCTCCTTCGATGGTGCGTTCTTTCAATACGAATGCTCAGATGACGACTTATGGTGAGGGTGACCGGAGTGTTGACGTCGAACGCCGCCCCGAAAGCGGTGTCTTTCGCCGACGGGACTCTTTCCCCAGCTTCTTTTCAG ATGTGTTGACTCCATTTTCACCGACGAGGAGCGTGAGCCAGTTGCTGAACCTGATGGACAGAGTCATGGAAGACCCATTTCTAGCTGCTCGGGAACTTGGGCCAGCGGCGGTGTCGAGGAGGGGCTGGGATGTTAGGGAGGGCGAAAAAGCGCTGTACATCAAGATGGACATGCCAGGACTGGACAAGGAAAATGTGAAGGTCACGGTAGAGCAGAACACTCTGGTAATTAAAGGAGAAGGCGTGAAAGAGTCAGAGGAGGAGGAACATGGAAGGAGGTACTCGAGCAGGCTTGATTTGCCGCCTAATCTGTACAAGATTGAGGAGGTCAAGGCTGAGATGAAGAATGGAGTGTTGAAGGTAATCGTCCCCAAAGTGGAGGAGGAAGAGAGGAAAGATGCGTTCCAAGTTAAGGTTGATTAA
- the LOC113703018 gene encoding heat shock 22 kDa protein, mitochondrial, protein MAFLMAMRRTAASPASSALFTRFLNGTVLKPSAAGVAPITTSSITSSIPIILGDEPRVTLNALGGSYPRSEQFPIERGGYSDEYINPFQTSGSRGAYEINHVDEGLYVRMEMPGIDKEDVKVWNEYGTVYVKGIGNNKQSRFEKLRRAYSATIEIPSDTFHAGKIEVDVKNGVLRMLIPNKESTNLGQV, encoded by the exons ATGGCTTTCCTCATGGCTATGAGGAGAACCGCGGCCTCACCTGCATCCTCCGCCCTTTTCACCAGATTCCTCAACGGCACCGTTCTTAAACCCTCCGCCGCCGGCGTTGCCCCAATAACAACTAGTTCCATCACTTCCAGCATCCCTATTATCCTCGGAGACGAACCGCGCGTGACCCTCAATGCCCTGGGTGGTTCTTATCCCCGCTCTGAACAGTTTCCCATTGAACGCG GTGGGTACTCTGATGAATACATCAACCCCTTCCAGACTTCGGGCTCGCGCGGGGCTTACGAGATAAACCATGTGGATGAAGGGTTGTACGTGAGGATGGAGATGCCGGGGATTGATAAGGAGGATGTGAAGGTTTGGAATGAATACGGGACTGTTTATGTGAAGGGGATAGGAAACAATAAGCAGTCAAGATTTGAGAAACTCAGAAGGGCTTACAGTGCTACCATTGAGATTCCTTCAGACACTTTCCATGCAGGCAAGATCGAAGTTGACGTGAAGAATGGTGTTCTTAGAATGTTGATTCCAAACAAAGAGAGTACTAATCTAGGCCAAGTTTGA